From Watersipora subatra chromosome 2, tzWatSuba1.1, whole genome shotgun sequence, one genomic window encodes:
- the LOC137387283 gene encoding thioredoxin-related transmembrane protein 1-like — protein sequence MVMFYAPWCPACQSLKPTWQSFARQWSEDLSISVGLVDINKNPGLSGQFLVFQLPTLFHVKDGIVRPYTGARTQDAFVNWINDKSWRHIDPVEWWKSPNSIQMKAVAYFFRFANFIKDVHEQLTEVHGMPSPVVYVIFAVLTIIIGLVLGMMLVIMCDCIYPPKPVQPVDMRQYSKVEIAKTPVKQTKKSKKDKSKEAAPTEPPPTEPPAIESPAPPETDKDEGEAEQIGSADPNGSVRKRKPRKE from the exons ATGGTTATGTT CTATGCTCCATGGTGTCCAGCATGTCAAAGCCTTAAGCCAACTTGGCAATCCTTTGCTAGACAATGGAGTGAGGATTTATCCATATCTGTAGGATTAGTAGACATTAATAAAAATCCGG GTTTGAGTGGCCAGTTTCTAGTTTTTCAACTGCCAACATTATTCCA TGTGAAGGATGGCATAGTACGTCCTTACACCGGGGCTAGAACACAAGACGCCTTTGTCAACTGGATCAATGATAAGTCATGGAGGCATATTGACCCTGTAGAGTGGTGGAAGAGCCCAAATTCCATACA GATGAAGGCAGTTGCATATTTCTTTAGATTCGCCAACTTTATAAAA GATGTACATGAACAGCTGACAGAGGTGCATGGAATGCCTAGCCCAGTTGTATATGTCATCTTTGCTGTACTGACAATTATTATTGGGCTTGTATTAGGAATG ATGCTTGTGATCATGTGTGATTGCATTTATCCACCCAAGCCAGTCCAGCCTGTAGATATGAGGCAATATAGCAAAGTGGAGATTGCAAAAACACCTGTAAAACAAACCAAG AAATCCAAAAAGGACAAGTCCAAGGAAGCAGCTCCGACTGAACCTCCTCCGACTGAACCACCTGCGATTGAATCGCCAGCACCACCAGAAACAGACAAAGATGAAGGAGAAGCTGAGCAAATTGGCAGCGCTGACCCAAATGGCAGTGTACGGAAACGTAAGCCCAGGAAAGAGTAG
- the LOC137387359 gene encoding forkhead box protein J1-A-like gives MSSAPVPMMRYPQTTGRPQRVVVQPAHALPDAGPPSSALPNDHLAVQLQQNWLKNPKLEHLVPAPGAKDPLDDSLTSLNWLHNMNLNLGGNQATPPISPRINGNEATRVNPNQVLATNFMHQPSPLLDIQVAPIDTGINYEQIDYKTNPYIKPPYSYATLICMAMKSCKKNKVTLSAIYNWITENFMYYRMADPSWQNSIRHNLSLNKCFQKVPRRKDEPGKGGFWRINPEYNALLDNGAMKKKCKSIELGSKRSSTDDIDDVLQGMVTSKRRSKQSTEEDEDSDAALALAKYLNFDKLLNQDIDINGIKLRTEDIIDSTTDSNDSLVALSPPTSDNTSEDSFEDLLGSNLAGLDDPQPGGSKITVQGVKIEPPEWWTESLTGSNFNVLLNSSIPSGQLSSTNPSQHPWSTNKSDIDDAMAALDGAIDMEKFLASSFN, from the exons ATGTCAAGCGCTCCTGTGCCGATGATGAGGTATCCACAGACAACTGGTAGGCCACAGCGAGTGGTTGTTCAACCAGCGCATGCATTACCAGATGCAGGACCTCCCTCTTCCGCTCTACCGAATGATCACTTGGCAGTTCAACTCCAACAAAATTGGCTCAAAAATCCAAAACTCGAACACCTAGTTCCAGCTCCTGGTGCAAAGGATCCATTAGATGACAGCCTAACCTCTCTCAACTGGTTGCACAATATGAACTTGAACTTGGGCGGGAATCAGGCCACACCTCCCATTAGCCCACGAATAAATGGAAACGAGGCAACCCGAGTGAATCCCAACCAAGTCTTGGCCACAAACTTTATGCACCAGCCTTCACCTCTGTTAGACATCCAGGTGGCCCCCATAGACACTGGAATCAACTATGAACAGATCGACTACAAGACCAATCCATACATCAAGCCTCCATACAG CTATGCAACACTCATCTGCATGGCTATGAAGTCGTGCAAGAAGAACAAGGTTACGCTTTCAGCCATATATAACTGGATAACCGAAAATTTCATGTATTACCGAATGGCTGATCCTAGCTGGCAG AACTCAATCAGACATAATCTATCCTTGAACAAGTGTTTTCAGAAGGTTCCTCGGCGTAAAGATGAGCCCGGTAAAGGTGGATTCTGGCGTATAAATCCAGAGTATAACGCTCTTCTTGACAATGGTGCAAtgaagaaaaaatgtaaatctatAGAATTAGGTTCCAAACGATCTTCGACTGATGACATTGACGATGTGCTTCAAGGAATGGTGACGAGTAAAAGAAGAAGTAAACAGTCGACAGAAGAAGATGAAGATTCTGATGCCGCACTCGCTCTCGCCAAATATTTAAACTTCGACAAATTGCTAAATCAAGACATAGACATCAATGGCATTAAGCTGCGTACTGAAGACATCATTGACTCGACGACTGACTCTAATGATAGCCTGGTCGCACTCAGCCCTCCTACGTCAGATAACACAAGTGAAGATAGTTTTGAAGATCTACTAGGCTCAAACCTTGCAGGTCTTGACGACCCGCAGCCCGGCGGCAGTAAAATAACAGTGCAAGGGGTGAAGATCGAGCCACCCGAGTGGTGGACAGAGAGTTTGACTGGCTCTAATTTCAATGTACTTCTTAACAGCAGCATTCCATCAGGCCAGCTAAGCTCTACAAATCCGAGTCAGCATCCGTGGAGCACTAACAAATCAGACATAGATGACGCTATGGCAGCATTAGACGGGGCAATAGACATGGAAAAATTTCTAGCTTCCAGTTTCAATTGA